A genome region from Alicyclobacillus acidocaldarius subsp. acidocaldarius DSM 446 includes the following:
- a CDS encoding beta-ketoacyl-ACP synthase III, with product MNGLYKAVIRGVGSYLPETRLTNVEIEQMVATSDEWIQTRTGIAERRIARPDEATSDFAYLAAQAALADAKLHPTDIDLLIVATETPDYLLPPVACQVQARLGCRNIGAFDLHATCAGFLSALQVAEQFVKSGVHEHVLIVGADTLSRFTDYTDRGTCILFADGAGAFVVSRSDDRAARGVIATTIHSDGTYFHNLYIPGGGSRTPYGDGAKAKIVMDGRKIFKLAVNVMSSTVEELLQKTGRQRDEIDWLIPHQANQRIIDAVAESLDFPQEKVVSTIQNIGNNSSATIPIAVDTAIRDGRIQRGDLLMLVAFGGGLVWGGAMVEY from the coding sequence GTGAATGGATTGTACAAGGCCGTGATTCGCGGCGTGGGCTCCTACCTGCCGGAGACGCGCCTGACCAATGTCGAAATTGAACAGATGGTGGCAACGTCCGACGAGTGGATTCAGACCCGCACAGGCATTGCCGAGCGGCGGATTGCGCGGCCTGACGAGGCCACCTCGGACTTTGCCTACCTCGCAGCCCAGGCGGCGCTCGCCGACGCAAAGCTCCATCCGACGGACATCGATCTGCTCATCGTGGCCACGGAGACCCCGGACTACCTGTTGCCGCCCGTCGCCTGTCAGGTGCAGGCGAGGCTTGGCTGCCGGAACATCGGCGCGTTTGATCTTCACGCCACGTGCGCGGGCTTCTTGTCTGCGCTCCAGGTGGCGGAGCAGTTCGTGAAATCGGGCGTGCACGAGCACGTCCTCATCGTCGGCGCCGACACGCTGTCGCGCTTCACGGATTACACGGATCGCGGCACGTGCATCCTGTTCGCCGACGGCGCCGGCGCGTTTGTCGTCTCGCGCAGCGACGATCGGGCCGCCCGCGGCGTGATCGCCACGACCATCCATTCGGACGGCACCTACTTCCACAACCTGTACATCCCCGGGGGCGGAAGTCGGACGCCCTATGGCGACGGCGCGAAGGCCAAGATTGTGATGGACGGGCGCAAAATCTTCAAGCTGGCCGTGAACGTGATGTCCTCCACGGTCGAAGAGCTGTTGCAGAAGACCGGGCGGCAGAGGGACGAGATCGACTGGCTCATCCCGCACCAGGCCAACCAGCGGATCATCGACGCGGTGGCGGAAAGCCTCGATTTTCCGCAGGAGAAGGTCGTGAGCACCATCCAGAACATCGGCAACAACTCGTCGGCGACGATCCCCATTGCGGTGGACACCGCCATCCGCGACGGGCGCATCCAGCGCGGCGATCTGCTGATGCTGGTGGCGTTCGGCGGCGGCCTGGTGTGGGGCGGCGCGATGGTGGAGTATTGA
- a CDS encoding ADP-ribosylglycohydrolase family protein: protein MIALHDRLRGGMWGLLVGDALGEPYVGLQPEEIPPEGEIDMKGPPGEWVAVVPPGTWTDDGAQALCLLDSLLTCGRFDPADFAARLIAWHDEGLWTVDGQAFGIGWQTKLAIQEMKRGVEPERAGNVRPEGKGNGALMRVLPLALWHRGDDAALVEDAHRQARVTHGHITNQVCCAVYCLWARRILDGQARGEAYEGAIAALRGLYGEDSPYRRSLEQEVRPDDPPVTNGDGYVVHTLNAARLALEETSYERVVRRAIQLGRDTDTNAAVAGGLAGVAFGASGIPERWRRQLRGRDMAEPLVESLVRWRLGS, encoded by the coding sequence ATGATCGCACTTCACGACAGGTTGCGCGGCGGCATGTGGGGGTTGCTTGTGGGTGATGCGCTCGGCGAGCCCTATGTCGGACTTCAACCCGAGGAAATACCGCCTGAGGGCGAAATTGACATGAAGGGGCCGCCTGGGGAATGGGTGGCCGTGGTGCCACCGGGCACTTGGACCGACGATGGTGCGCAGGCGCTGTGTCTGCTCGACTCGCTTCTCACGTGCGGTCGGTTCGATCCGGCGGATTTCGCCGCGCGGCTCATCGCGTGGCATGACGAAGGCCTTTGGACGGTGGACGGACAAGCATTTGGCATTGGGTGGCAGACAAAACTGGCCATTCAGGAGATGAAGCGCGGCGTGGAACCGGAACGCGCGGGCAATGTGCGGCCGGAGGGGAAGGGCAACGGCGCGCTGATGAGGGTCCTGCCGCTCGCGCTGTGGCATCGGGGAGATGATGCTGCGCTTGTTGAAGATGCGCACCGGCAGGCGCGCGTGACGCACGGTCATATCACCAACCAGGTGTGCTGCGCCGTCTACTGCCTGTGGGCTAGGCGAATCTTGGATGGGCAGGCGCGGGGTGAAGCGTACGAGGGTGCCATCGCGGCGCTGCGCGGCCTTTACGGGGAGGATTCTCCCTACCGCCGGTCTCTGGAACAAGAGGTGCGTCCAGACGATCCGCCTGTCACGAACGGCGACGGCTACGTCGTGCACACGCTCAACGCGGCTCGCCTGGCCCTTGAAGAGACAAGCTACGAGCGGGTGGTCAGGCGCGCCATTCAGCTCGGCCGCGACACGGACACCAACGCGGCTGTGGCGGGCGGACTCGCCGGCGTCGCGTTCGGAGCGTCGGGCATCCCCGAAAGGTGGCGTCGCCAGCTCAGGGGGCGGGACATGGCGGAACCGCTCGTCGAGTCGCTCGTGCGATGGCGCCTCGGCTCTTGA
- a CDS encoding glycosyltransferase family 4 protein: MKRRHALIICHDFPPVGGIAVQRPLKFAKYLGEFGWKVTVLTADHVYSATPDPSLLDEIPGDVQIVRVTDPVSKQLARWSGRIVGDGSTPAPQASAQARLPLWKRLAWGAWKWAQEHALIPDESVVWAIRAGFAARRIVRQRVMDCIYTTSGPQSTQLAGLIASAFTRTPWIADFRDPWTDNLHFHHRGWRAALERRLERMVFARAAAIVTVTDGFWRLFAAKYPRRALDIHVIRNGVDEADFPPAPARRRSEGEPFTFFYGGILYSGRSADALFQAVHRLLQSGHIAPHRIRIQFAGVLDYPGHHHHARLIRELGLEAVIEPLGYLPRREALARMLAADATLLIGDQSEQAKDYVPGKLYEYLYAGRPILAMLREGEAADLIRREQAGIIVPPDDPDAIAQAMLHLMAQPATERRAWNPAYSRRAQAQQLARLMDDVLAVQTESTAWSMSWDG, translated from the coding sequence ATGAAGCGCCGCCACGCCCTTATCATCTGCCACGACTTCCCGCCGGTCGGCGGGATCGCCGTGCAGCGGCCGCTCAAATTTGCCAAGTATCTCGGGGAATTCGGTTGGAAGGTCACCGTGCTCACGGCCGATCACGTCTACAGTGCGACGCCCGATCCGTCGCTCCTCGACGAGATCCCTGGGGACGTGCAGATTGTGCGCGTCACGGATCCTGTATCCAAACAGCTCGCGCGCTGGTCGGGGCGCATCGTGGGCGATGGCTCGACGCCCGCGCCGCAGGCGTCCGCCCAGGCGCGGCTCCCCCTGTGGAAGCGACTCGCCTGGGGCGCGTGGAAGTGGGCCCAAGAGCACGCGCTCATTCCGGACGAATCCGTGGTGTGGGCGATTCGGGCGGGCTTCGCGGCCCGGCGCATCGTGCGGCAGCGCGTCATGGACTGCATCTACACGACCTCGGGGCCGCAGAGCACGCAGCTTGCAGGCCTCATCGCTTCGGCGTTCACGCGGACGCCCTGGATTGCGGACTTTCGGGATCCGTGGACAGACAACCTGCACTTCCACCACCGCGGGTGGCGCGCCGCCCTTGAGCGGCGGCTCGAGCGCATGGTCTTCGCCCGCGCAGCGGCCATCGTGACGGTCACAGACGGCTTCTGGCGGCTGTTCGCGGCCAAATACCCGCGTCGCGCGCTCGACATCCACGTCATTCGAAACGGCGTGGACGAGGCGGACTTTCCGCCCGCGCCCGCCAGGCGGCGCAGCGAAGGGGAGCCGTTCACGTTCTTCTACGGCGGCATCCTGTACTCCGGCCGATCCGCCGACGCCCTGTTTCAGGCCGTGCATCGCCTGCTTCAGAGCGGGCACATCGCACCCCATCGCATCCGCATTCAGTTCGCGGGCGTGCTTGACTACCCCGGCCATCATCACCACGCGCGCCTCATCCGGGAGCTTGGGCTTGAGGCCGTGATCGAGCCGCTCGGCTACCTCCCGCGCCGCGAGGCACTCGCCCGCATGCTGGCCGCCGACGCGACGCTTCTCATCGGCGATCAGTCCGAGCAGGCCAAGGACTACGTCCCCGGCAAGCTGTACGAGTACCTGTACGCCGGACGCCCCATCCTTGCCATGCTCCGCGAAGGCGAAGCCGCCGATCTCATCCGCCGCGAGCAGGCCGGCATCATCGTGCCGCCGGACGATCCCGACGCCATCGCGCAGGCCATGCTCCATCTCATGGCGCAGCCTGCCACCGAGCGGCGCGCGTGGAATCCGGCCTACAGCCGCCGCGCGCAGGCGCAGCAACTCGCCCGCCTGATGGACGACGTGCTGGCGGTCCAAACCGAGTCCACCGCCTGGTCCATGTCCTGGGATGGGTGA
- a CDS encoding nucleotide sugar dehydrogenase translates to MRTQIAVIGLGYIGLPLSLALCERGETVIGVDVDERKVNELRAGVTHVMEPYRGESLESILRRHLESARFTATTSLAEAAERADTFIVTVGLPVAGDVVDKTLLLACVNDLGRALSPGDLVLIRSTLVPGMMEGEIVPRLASTSGLVPGRDFHVAYAPERVAEGRAMEEFQTLDVVVAGLTDACADRAMAVLARLTDGRLHKTSLRVAELSKVVENAQRDVNIALAHELKVVAEQHGVDVYELIRMANTHPRVHLLEPNIGVGGFCIPNAYAYLAASLTSEEHIPLFSLARQINLTAPHRAARQLDEALRQIGKRLSGARVALLGLGMKDGSNDIRQSPAIHFAEILAERGAAVTAFDPTVDPYFPFQAPSLEDCLANADAVAVAAWQAEFDTAPWPDLLARARQPLAVLDLKRRLVPSLKQAGWQIRGDSHLPYIAVSAPHVSATRDCAVEMVP, encoded by the coding sequence ATGCGCACGCAGATCGCAGTCATTGGACTTGGCTATATTGGCTTGCCGCTCTCCCTCGCGCTCTGTGAGCGCGGCGAGACGGTCATCGGCGTCGACGTGGACGAGCGCAAGGTGAACGAGCTCCGCGCCGGCGTGACGCACGTGATGGAGCCGTACCGCGGCGAATCCCTCGAAAGCATCCTGCGCCGGCACCTCGAAAGCGCTCGGTTCACCGCCACAACATCGCTGGCCGAAGCCGCCGAGCGCGCCGACACGTTCATCGTCACCGTCGGCCTTCCGGTGGCGGGCGACGTCGTCGACAAAACGCTCCTTCTCGCCTGCGTCAACGACTTGGGCCGCGCTCTTTCCCCGGGCGATCTCGTCCTCATCCGCAGCACGCTTGTCCCCGGCATGATGGAGGGCGAAATTGTCCCCCGCCTCGCTTCGACGAGCGGCCTCGTTCCGGGCAGGGACTTCCACGTGGCCTACGCGCCGGAGCGGGTCGCCGAGGGCCGCGCGATGGAAGAGTTCCAGACCCTCGATGTCGTCGTGGCGGGCCTGACAGACGCGTGCGCCGATCGCGCCATGGCTGTGCTCGCCCGCCTCACGGACGGTAGGTTGCACAAGACGAGCCTTCGCGTCGCCGAACTGTCCAAAGTCGTGGAAAACGCGCAGCGCGACGTCAACATCGCCTTGGCGCACGAGCTCAAGGTGGTCGCCGAGCAGCACGGCGTGGACGTGTACGAGCTCATCCGCATGGCCAACACGCATCCGCGCGTGCACCTGCTCGAGCCGAACATTGGCGTCGGCGGCTTCTGCATCCCCAACGCGTACGCGTACCTCGCGGCTTCGCTCACATCGGAAGAGCATATCCCGCTCTTTTCACTGGCTCGCCAAATCAACCTGACGGCGCCGCACCGCGCCGCGCGCCAACTTGACGAGGCACTGCGCCAGATTGGCAAGCGGCTTTCGGGCGCGCGTGTGGCGCTTCTGGGCCTTGGCATGAAGGACGGATCGAACGACATCCGCCAAAGCCCGGCCATCCACTTCGCCGAGATCCTCGCCGAGCGCGGCGCCGCGGTGACGGCGTTCGATCCGACGGTCGATCCGTACTTCCCCTTCCAGGCGCCGTCGCTCGAAGACTGCCTGGCGAACGCGGATGCCGTGGCCGTCGCCGCGTGGCAGGCGGAGTTTGACACAGCGCCTTGGCCGGACCTTCTCGCCCGCGCCCGGCAGCCGCTCGCCGTGCTGGATCTCAAGCGCCGCCTCGTACCAAGTCTGAAACAGGCGGGCTGGCAGATCCGCGGCGACAGCCACCTGCCCTACATCGCCGTCTCGGCCCCACACGTATCCGCCACGCGAGATTGCGCGGTGGAGATGGTGCCATGA
- the aceA gene encoding isocitrate lyase: MTYFKTAAELEQHWKTDPRWKGVERAYTAEDVIRLRGSVHIEHTLAQMGAEKLWRGLHEDGFIRALGALTGNQAVQQVKAGLKAIYVSGWQVAADANLAEHMYPDQSLYPSNSVPSLVRRINNALLRADQIQTAEGKGDIDWMVPIVADAEAGFGGPLNVFELMKMMIEAGAAGVHFEDQLSSEKKCGHMGGKVLIPTSHAVRNLTAARLAADVLGVPTVIVARTDANGAFLITSDVDDRDARFITGERTPEGFYRFRGGLEAAIARGLAYAPYADMIWCETSEPNIEEAKRFAEAIKAEFPDKLLAYNCSPSFNWRKKLDPKTIEEFQEIIASFGYKFQFVTLAGFHALNYSMFELAYGYNQRGMGAYSDLQQQEFAAEARGYTATRHQREVGTGYFDEVAQVVSGGLSSTTALTGSTEEEQFVEA, translated from the coding sequence ATGACATACTTCAAAACGGCGGCGGAACTGGAGCAGCATTGGAAGACGGATCCTCGTTGGAAAGGCGTCGAGCGCGCCTATACGGCCGAAGACGTGATTCGGCTCAGGGGATCGGTGCACATTGAACACACACTCGCGCAGATGGGCGCGGAGAAGCTGTGGCGGGGTCTCCATGAAGACGGCTTCATTCGCGCGCTCGGTGCCCTGACCGGCAACCAGGCCGTGCAACAGGTGAAAGCGGGGCTGAAGGCCATCTACGTCAGCGGCTGGCAGGTGGCGGCGGACGCCAACCTGGCTGAGCATATGTACCCGGATCAGAGCCTGTATCCGTCCAACAGCGTGCCGAGCCTCGTGCGGCGCATCAACAACGCGCTGTTGCGCGCGGATCAGATTCAGACCGCGGAAGGCAAGGGCGACATCGACTGGATGGTGCCGATTGTGGCCGACGCCGAGGCAGGCTTCGGCGGGCCGCTGAACGTGTTCGAACTCATGAAGATGATGATTGAGGCCGGCGCCGCGGGCGTTCACTTCGAAGATCAGCTGTCATCGGAGAAGAAGTGCGGTCACATGGGCGGCAAGGTGCTCATCCCCACGTCGCACGCGGTGCGGAATCTGACGGCCGCCCGTCTCGCTGCCGATGTGCTCGGCGTGCCGACGGTCATCGTGGCGCGCACAGACGCCAACGGCGCGTTCCTCATCACGAGCGATGTCGACGATCGCGACGCGCGGTTCATCACCGGCGAGCGCACGCCGGAAGGGTTCTACCGGTTCCGGGGCGGGCTGGAGGCCGCAATTGCCCGCGGACTCGCTTATGCGCCGTACGCGGACATGATCTGGTGCGAGACGTCCGAGCCGAACATCGAGGAAGCGAAGCGGTTTGCGGAGGCCATCAAGGCCGAATTCCCGGATAAACTTCTGGCCTACAACTGCTCGCCCTCTTTCAACTGGCGGAAGAAGCTCGATCCGAAGACCATCGAGGAGTTCCAGGAGATCATCGCGTCGTTCGGCTACAAGTTCCAGTTCGTGACCCTGGCGGGCTTCCACGCCCTCAACTACAGCATGTTCGAGCTCGCGTATGGCTACAACCAGCGCGGCATGGGGGCGTACTCGGACCTGCAGCAGCAGGAGTTCGCGGCGGAGGCCCGTGGCTACACGGCGACACGCCATCAGCGGGAGGTGGGCACGGGCTACTTCGATGAAGTGGCGCAGGTGGTGTCGGGCGGGCTCTCGTCCACGACGGCGCTCACCGGCTCCACGGAGGAGGAGCAGTTTGTGGAGGCGTGA